From the candidate division KSB1 bacterium genome, one window contains:
- the der gene encoding ribosome biogenesis GTPase Der, producing MRLPIVAIVGRPNVGKSTLFNRLLGRREAIVDPTPGVTRDRKYEQVEWTGRRFVLVDTGGFMSGSDEPISRAVMEQLRVGIAEADLVLFLVDGRAGLTAEDEELARMLRRSGKNVLLVVNKIDTGTHEPLSAEFFRLGLGTPLGVSASLGRGIGDLLDQMIQRLPGQLEERPGEQGEPLRLAVVGRPNVGKSSLINAILGSPKLVVTEIPGTTRDAIDTEFSYKGQRLILVDTAGLRRKSRISEPVEYYSTQRTMRAVRRADVVAVVIDASEGLFDQDKRILEQVVQQRKGMLLVVNKWDLMPPGARVTAQFERAVQEELRTFSYVPLLFVSAKTGRHVSQVLELAQAVHKERHKVIRTRELNQFLQEALAQHSPPAFGAKEVKIRFCTQVNAAPPVFAFFCNHPRGIQANYQSYLEKQLRQKFGFMGVPLTLSFRKA from the coding sequence ATGAGGTTGCCCATCGTTGCCATAGTGGGCCGACCGAATGTGGGCAAGTCGACCCTTTTCAACCGCCTCCTGGGGCGGCGCGAGGCCATCGTGGACCCCACCCCGGGGGTGACCCGCGATCGCAAGTACGAACAAGTGGAGTGGACGGGCAGACGTTTTGTGCTTGTCGACACCGGTGGCTTCATGAGCGGCTCAGATGAGCCCATCTCCCGTGCCGTGATGGAGCAGCTGCGCGTGGGGATAGCCGAAGCGGACCTGGTGCTCTTTCTGGTTGATGGTCGAGCCGGGTTGACCGCAGAAGACGAAGAGCTGGCACGCATGCTGCGCAGGTCAGGCAAGAATGTGCTTCTGGTCGTGAACAAGATCGACACCGGAACCCATGAACCGTTAAGCGCCGAGTTTTTCCGCTTGGGCTTGGGCACTCCGTTGGGCGTCTCTGCTTCCCTGGGGAGAGGCATCGGCGACCTTTTGGACCAAATGATCCAGCGCCTTCCGGGTCAACTGGAGGAGAGGCCAGGCGAACAGGGAGAACCCCTGCGCCTGGCGGTGGTGGGCCGCCCCAACGTGGGCAAATCCTCGCTCATTAATGCAATTCTGGGAAGCCCCAAGTTAGTGGTGACTGAGATCCCGGGCACCACGCGTGACGCCATCGACACCGAGTTCTCCTATAAAGGGCAACGGCTGATCCTGGTGGACACGGCTGGTTTGAGGCGGAAGAGCCGTATCTCCGAGCCGGTCGAGTACTATAGCACCCAACGCACCATGCGCGCTGTGCGCCGCGCGGATGTGGTGGCCGTTGTCATAGATGCCAGCGAGGGACTTTTTGACCAGGACAAACGCATCCTCGAGCAGGTGGTGCAGCAGCGCAAGGGAATGCTTCTGGTGGTCAACAAGTGGGACCTCATGCCCCCTGGGGCACGAGTCACGGCCCAATTCGAGCGGGCTGTCCAGGAAGAGCTCCGCACGTTCAGCTATGTGCCTTTGCTCTTCGTGTCGGCCAAGACAGGACGCCACGTCAGCCAAGTACTGGAGCTTGCTCAAGCTGTGCACAAAGAAAGGCACAAAGTGATTCGCACGCGGGAGCTGAACCAGTTCCTGCAAGAGGCGCTGGCACAGCACTCCCCGCCTGCCTTTGGCGCCAAAGAAGTGAAGATTAGGTTCTGCACCCAGGTCAACGCAGCCCCGCCGGTCTTTGCCTTTTTCTGCAATCACCCCCGCGGCATCCAGGCCAACTACCAGAGCTACCTGGAAAAGCAGCTGCGCCAGAAATTCGGATTCATGGGTGTGCCCCTGACCCTTTCATTTCGGAAGGCGTAG
- a CDS encoding amidohydrolase family protein — protein MLAALKNMVIDAHLHLPVISDTRTYEQAKALLIEDLKKDQVDYAILIPDNLPNSGIGDVPTCLELVKDAPELFLMGTMDIQTQGQAWLVELERLLAERRIVGMKIFPGHDPVYPTDRRVFPLYELCQAYAIPMVIHTGGHPEVAQYNDPKYIVQVAERYPNLKIVIAHFFWPEVEYCYRVTRDYPTIHYDTSGLADEEVLAATGKARIEAVLLKVLEDGAKKLVFGTDYAMCNRAAHLEMVKQLPVAPEIREGILWRNAVELFRLPISGG, from the coding sequence GTGTTAGCCGCCTTAAAAAACATGGTCATCGATGCACATCTTCACCTTCCGGTGATATCCGATACACGCACGTATGAGCAGGCCAAAGCACTGCTCATCGAAGACTTGAAGAAGGACCAAGTTGATTATGCCATTCTGATTCCTGACAACTTGCCCAATTCTGGTATCGGGGATGTGCCCACCTGTCTGGAATTGGTGAAAGATGCGCCTGAATTGTTTCTTATGGGGACAATGGATATTCAAACTCAAGGGCAGGCTTGGCTGGTAGAGTTGGAACGCCTACTGGCCGAACGTCGCATTGTGGGGATGAAAATTTTTCCTGGGCATGATCCGGTTTATCCTACCGACCGGAGAGTGTTCCCGCTGTACGAGTTATGCCAGGCCTATGCCATCCCGATGGTAATTCACACAGGCGGTCATCCCGAAGTAGCGCAATATAACGATCCCAAGTACATTGTGCAGGTGGCCGAACGGTATCCGAACTTGAAGATCGTGATCGCGCATTTCTTTTGGCCGGAAGTGGAGTATTGTTATCGGGTCACGCGCGATTATCCGACGATTCATTATGACACGTCAGGGTTGGCCGATGAGGAAGTGCTTGCGGCGACGGGGAAAGCGCGCATTGAAGCGGTGTTGCTGAAAGTGTTGGAAGACGGCGCGAAGAAGCTTGTGTTTGGGACGGACTATGCGATGTGCAATCGGGCGGCTCATCTGGAGATGGTGAAGCAATTACCTGTCGCGCCGGAGATACGGGAGGGGATTCTGTGGAGAAATGCGGTGGAATTGTTCCGGCTCCCTATCTCGGGCGGCTAA
- a CDS encoding DUF374 domain-containing protein yields the protein MLRRKITYSRAFVAALALFGFAAIRLLTSTLRVRIVLHPQVEEELHHHPLVFAFWHGRQFLLVPQFSYWNIALMSDLSWAGDIQTRILQRFGYTVVRGSSSHGGMRALLMMKKAVDAGHPAAFAVDGPHGPAFHAKPGVLFLAQKLGLLIAPVSASASSAWVLKRTWCRYLLPRPFSRCVAIVGKPMAPTSLAELDRTLDDLTLHADLLVGANYHRAALNSLAQR from the coding sequence ATGCTACGCCGTAAGATCACCTATTCTCGTGCCTTTGTGGCGGCGCTGGCCCTGTTTGGCTTCGCGGCTATACGCCTGCTGACCAGTACCCTGCGCGTGCGCATCGTACTCCACCCTCAGGTTGAAGAGGAGCTGCACCACCACCCCTTGGTGTTTGCCTTCTGGCATGGCAGGCAGTTCCTGCTTGTGCCCCAGTTTTCTTACTGGAATATCGCCTTGATGAGCGACCTGAGCTGGGCAGGTGACATTCAGACGCGTATCTTGCAGCGCTTTGGCTACACAGTGGTCAGGGGGTCGAGCAGCCACGGGGGTATGCGGGCCCTGCTGATGATGAAAAAGGCGGTCGATGCCGGGCATCCCGCAGCGTTCGCGGTGGACGGCCCTCACGGGCCGGCGTTCCATGCCAAGCCCGGGGTGTTGTTCTTGGCGCAGAAGCTCGGTCTACTCATCGCCCCGGTGTCTGCGAGCGCCAGCAGCGCCTGGGTCCTGAAGCGCACCTGGTGCCGTTACCTACTGCCGAGGCCTTTCTCTCGCTGTGTGGCCATTGTGGGCAAGCCAATGGCGCCCACCTCCCTTGCCGAGTTGGACCGGACGCTGGACGACCTTACCCTGCATGCCGACCTGCTCGTAGGCGCTAACTACCACCGCGCAGCCCTCAACAGCTTGGCACAGCGCTGA
- a CDS encoding alcohol dehydrogenase catalytic domain-containing protein, with protein MKALVMEKSLRLTELERPALQEGEALVRVLRAGICNTDMEIVRGYMGFEGVLGHEFVGVVEQCQDTRWLNKRVVAEINVGCGKCRYCQRGLSRHCPNRTVVGIQGRSGVFAEYVALPTANLIEVPSTISDLEAVWVEPLAASAEILAQVHIQPEDRVAIIGDGKLAALVAQVLRLIGCALIVVGKHQPKLATLSQLGIPTTLRNNLPKRSYSLVVEASGSPSGLDLALQLVEPRGTVVVKSTYAERPTMDLSHIVVDEITLVGSRCGPFDTAIRLLRQKLVQVEPLVTQTFPFSQALEAFTFAQQDHVLKVQLDMSG; from the coding sequence ATGAAAGCACTTGTCATGGAAAAGTCGCTTCGGCTGACGGAGCTGGAGCGGCCCGCTCTGCAAGAGGGGGAGGCCCTGGTGCGGGTATTGCGGGCTGGCATCTGCAACACCGACATGGAGATAGTCCGGGGGTACATGGGCTTTGAGGGGGTTCTGGGGCACGAGTTTGTGGGCGTAGTAGAGCAGTGCCAAGATACCCGCTGGCTCAATAAGAGGGTGGTTGCAGAGATCAACGTGGGGTGTGGCAAATGCCGATACTGCCAGCGAGGGCTAAGCCGCCACTGCCCGAACCGCACGGTCGTGGGAATACAAGGGCGCAGTGGTGTTTTCGCGGAGTACGTGGCTTTGCCGACCGCGAATCTCATTGAGGTCCCGTCCACTATTTCCGACCTGGAGGCAGTGTGGGTGGAGCCGCTGGCTGCCAGCGCCGAGATTCTCGCGCAGGTCCATATCCAGCCCGAAGACCGCGTGGCGATCATCGGGGACGGGAAGCTGGCCGCACTCGTAGCGCAAGTCCTCCGACTCATCGGGTGCGCGCTCATCGTCGTCGGCAAGCATCAGCCGAAACTGGCGACCCTTTCCCAGCTGGGCATCCCTACCACCTTGCGCAACAATTTGCCCAAGCGCTCCTACTCCCTGGTGGTGGAGGCTTCGGGCTCACCAAGTGGTCTAGACTTGGCCCTCCAGCTCGTGGAGCCGCGGGGGACGGTAGTGGTCAAGAGCACCTATGCTGAACGGCCCACCATGGATCTCTCCCACATTGTGGTGGACGAGATCACGTTGGTGGGCTCCCGATGCGGGCCATTCGATACCGCTATCCGGTTGTTGCGGCAGAAGTTGGTTCAGGTAGAACCTCTGGTAACGCAAACCTTCCCCTTTAGCCAGGCGCTGGAGGCCTTTACTTTTGCCCAACAGGACCACGTCCTGAAAGTGCAGTTAGACATGTCAGGGTAG
- a CDS encoding CsgG/HfaB family protein has product MKKRMVTFVLCTLVLGYLTSWVSGQTTDAVKRLKRRVAVFDFQDKTAHHYHWWTGQPVGEGMADMLVTALVKTGNYRVFERKEMEALLKEQSLGMAGIVTPESAAQAGKMLGVELAIIGAVTEFGYSEGGVGGRVKGIGVGVKSTKATVAIDVRFINTTTGEILVAETVRKERSSKGLGLDTPEISFDNRDKFDESLVGKATRDAIDALVEMVEKSAANVPWQAKIIKTNGSVFINAGAEAGVQNGDVFVIYRKGEELIDPDTGLSLGSVDTKIGRIKVTNNNLGNGKASECVVLEGSGFQREDIVRLQ; this is encoded by the coding sequence GTGAAGAAACGCATGGTCACATTTGTGCTGTGCACGTTGGTCCTCGGATACCTCACCTCGTGGGTCAGCGGCCAGACGACCGATGCCGTCAAGCGCCTGAAGCGGCGGGTCGCGGTGTTCGATTTCCAGGACAAGACGGCGCATCACTACCACTGGTGGACAGGGCAACCTGTGGGTGAAGGCATGGCCGACATGCTTGTCACCGCCCTGGTCAAGACCGGCAACTATCGCGTCTTCGAGCGCAAGGAAATGGAAGCGCTGCTCAAGGAGCAGTCGCTGGGCATGGCGGGCATTGTCACCCCAGAAAGCGCTGCCCAAGCGGGCAAGATGCTGGGCGTGGAGCTTGCCATCATCGGCGCCGTGACTGAATTCGGCTACTCCGAAGGCGGCGTGGGCGGTCGTGTCAAAGGGATCGGCGTGGGTGTCAAATCCACCAAGGCCACGGTGGCAATCGACGTAAGGTTTATCAACACCACCACCGGGGAGATTCTGGTAGCAGAAACGGTCCGTAAGGAGCGGTCCTCCAAGGGACTCGGTCTCGACACACCGGAGATTAGTTTCGATAACCGCGACAAGTTCGATGAGTCCCTTGTGGGGAAAGCCACGCGCGACGCCATAGATGCCCTGGTAGAGATGGTGGAAAAATCGGCAGCCAACGTCCCCTGGCAAGCGAAGATCATCAAGACCAATGGGTCCGTGTTCATCAACGCCGGCGCGGAAGCAGGCGTCCAGAATGGGGATGTGTTTGTGATCTACCGGAAAGGCGAGGAGCTGATTGATCCGGACACCGGACTCTCCCTCGGCTCAGTGGACACCAAGATCGGTAGAATCAAGGTCACCAACAACAATCTGGGCAACGGCAAAGCATCCGAGTGTGTGGTACTGGAGGGCAGCGGCTTCCAGCGTGAAGACATAGTCAGACTCCAGTAG
- a CDS encoding DUF512 domain-containing protein, with the protein MKIVAVGEGGVGCRLGLRPGDELRTLNGHRLLDELDLRFWSAEGIRSLEVERDGERVHIDCGEQDVYDLDIQLEPLRVRSCGNKCLFCFVDQNPPGMRPAVYLKDEDYRLSFLHGNYVTLSNAGRSDLLRIAELRLSPLYISVHATDSAVRRKLLGLRRDDRLLEKLAFLAGAGITMHAQVVICPGYNDGPVLAQTVDTLLEYFPQIATVAIVPVGLTRHRQGLAQLRGVDTFQAQQIVQEFERRAQELRNLFGSYFVYLADELYLLARRQVPPAERYEDFSQVENGVGMVRKFLDAFQIEKRRLPRRLSKPTRATIATGTLAAPILAQVCAEITQIVENFELSVVAVENGFYGETVTVSGLLTGQDIYASLKNVHAGDVVFLPSNCLNSDGLFLDDWRPDHLAEKLNVPVCVVDSERIVQMFRAPLLRERGS; encoded by the coding sequence ATGAAGATCGTAGCGGTTGGTGAAGGGGGAGTCGGCTGCCGACTTGGCCTGCGTCCTGGTGACGAACTGCGCACGTTGAACGGCCACCGCCTGCTGGACGAGCTTGACCTCCGTTTTTGGTCCGCCGAAGGAATACGTTCCTTGGAGGTCGAACGAGACGGGGAGCGCGTGCATATCGACTGTGGGGAGCAGGACGTCTACGACCTGGACATCCAACTTGAACCCCTACGCGTACGCTCCTGTGGCAACAAGTGCCTGTTTTGTTTTGTTGACCAGAATCCCCCAGGCATGCGTCCGGCTGTCTACTTGAAGGACGAAGACTATCGGCTCTCCTTCCTCCATGGCAACTATGTCACCCTCTCCAACGCTGGGCGGTCAGACCTGCTGCGCATCGCGGAATTGAGACTCTCCCCCTTGTACATCTCGGTCCATGCCACCGACTCCGCGGTGCGCAGGAAGCTGTTGGGCCTACGCCGCGACGACCGCTTGTTGGAAAAGCTCGCGTTCCTTGCAGGCGCCGGCATCACCATGCACGCGCAAGTTGTCATCTGCCCGGGGTACAATGACGGCCCCGTCCTTGCTCAGACCGTCGACACACTGCTGGAGTACTTCCCCCAGATCGCCACAGTGGCAATTGTGCCAGTGGGGCTCACGCGTCACCGCCAGGGGCTCGCCCAGCTCAGGGGTGTGGATACATTCCAGGCGCAGCAGATCGTACAGGAATTCGAACGGCGGGCCCAAGAATTGCGGAACCTTTTCGGCAGCTACTTTGTCTACCTGGCAGATGAGCTTTACCTTTTGGCCCGGCGCCAGGTGCCCCCTGCCGAACGCTACGAGGACTTTTCACAGGTAGAAAACGGCGTGGGCATGGTGAGGAAATTCTTGGACGCGTTTCAGATTGAAAAACGCCGACTGCCGCGCCGGCTGAGCAAGCCCACGCGCGCCACAATTGCCACTGGAACGCTGGCGGCACCGATTTTGGCGCAAGTTTGCGCCGAGATCACACAGATAGTCGAGAACTTCGAGCTCTCAGTGGTTGCCGTCGAGAATGGATTCTACGGCGAAACGGTCACGGTAAGTGGCCTTTTGACCGGGCAGGATATTTACGCGTCTTTAAAGAACGTGCACGCAGGAGATGTCGTGTTCCTCCCCTCCAACTGCCTCAACAGCGATGGACTCTTTCTCGATGACTGGAGGCCTGACCATCTGGCAGAAAAGCTGAATGTGCCCGTCTGTGTAGTGGATAGCGAGCGCATCGTGCAAATGTTCCGTGCGCCGTTGCTTAGGGAGCGGGGTTCATGA
- a CDS encoding methyltransferase domain-containing protein, translating to MRDERRAFFEQLANSWDLAAGNESLPYVMERLQIQPGERILDVGAGTGRLSRALAKAVGPQGFVVSMDFSLAMLRAGKRKEYPSRQHFLCADAVDLPFVHACFDRVVCFCCFPHFRDQHAALQTLSRTLVPGGRLYVIHEDCSQSVNAMHRQIGGIVAHDYLPSAEALGAMMQSCGLRCMVKEERPALFWCEGVRETRAAES from the coding sequence ATGCGTGACGAGCGCCGCGCATTTTTCGAACAGCTGGCTAATTCCTGGGACCTAGCGGCAGGAAACGAGTCATTGCCATATGTCATGGAGCGGCTGCAAATCCAGCCGGGAGAACGCATTCTGGACGTCGGCGCGGGCACAGGAAGGCTATCCCGTGCCTTGGCCAAAGCAGTGGGCCCCCAGGGGTTTGTGGTGAGCATGGACTTTTCTCTTGCAATGCTCCGCGCGGGGAAGCGGAAGGAGTACCCGTCACGGCAACATTTCCTTTGTGCCGACGCGGTGGACCTTCCCTTCGTCCATGCATGCTTTGACCGGGTGGTGTGCTTCTGCTGTTTTCCGCACTTTCGGGACCAGCACGCGGCGCTCCAAACCTTATCCCGAACCCTTGTGCCCGGCGGAAGGTTGTACGTGATTCACGAGGATTGCAGCCAGTCAGTCAACGCCATGCACCGTCAGATCGGTGGCATTGTAGCTCACGACTATCTCCCCTCCGCGGAGGCATTGGGCGCCATGATGCAGAGCTGCGGTCTGCGCTGCATGGTGAAAGAGGAGCGGCCGGCACTCTTCTGGTGTGAAGGCGTGCGCGAAACACGCGCGGCTGAGTCGTAG
- a CDS encoding tetratricopeptide repeat protein, with translation MSRRRSIVLLATVCIGIAGGQAAGQGIKDRLGLGFNLGAQKLYCDIYHTSFAPGAEGTVKYLLGSKFSVVASLGYGQLTDSFSSATFTTNLINADLKGHLALSSPRHIIPYLVFGLGIFNWQYENWPRYFDGSFIFGGGLEVVLQPRTSLEFYADYRHTTGDGYDGIVRQEKDGYLQVRAGFTYYFKDRLAPAEKPSELIAMDEKDLAKWLEKEEPADTAKFRAFEEKLVLTESAESKVTMEEYLALKSKLDELNRVIAEKEREIEALRTELDFRVDRIAELEDELRKKRVAPAAAPAVTGAFSASYEDALRSYYSRDYNGAIQKFTALLQEYPDHRLASNCQYWIGESYFGLGDYSAARDAFEKVFSYESSYKKDDATLMIGRCYMKLGDNERARSSMEALLRDYPDSEYVPKAESYLRRLRG, from the coding sequence ATGAGCCGGAGAAGAAGCATTGTCCTACTCGCTACGGTGTGCATTGGGATCGCAGGAGGGCAGGCGGCCGGGCAGGGGATTAAGGATCGATTAGGGCTTGGCTTTAACCTTGGAGCACAAAAGCTCTACTGCGATATCTATCACACCAGTTTTGCCCCTGGAGCGGAGGGCACTGTCAAATACCTCCTGGGCTCCAAGTTCAGCGTTGTGGCCAGCCTCGGCTACGGCCAGCTCACCGATAGTTTTTCCAGCGCCACCTTCACCACCAACCTGATCAATGCCGATCTAAAAGGGCACTTGGCGCTGAGCAGCCCAAGGCACATCATCCCCTATCTGGTGTTCGGTTTGGGCATTTTCAACTGGCAATACGAAAACTGGCCGCGATACTTCGACGGGTCATTCATATTCGGCGGCGGTCTGGAAGTAGTGCTCCAGCCCCGTACCTCACTCGAGTTCTACGCCGACTATCGACATACCACCGGCGATGGCTATGATGGAATCGTCCGACAAGAAAAAGACGGCTATCTGCAAGTCCGGGCGGGGTTCACCTACTATTTCAAGGATAGGTTGGCACCTGCGGAGAAACCTTCTGAGCTCATCGCCATGGATGAAAAGGACCTGGCCAAGTGGCTTGAGAAAGAAGAACCAGCCGATACCGCAAAGTTCAGAGCCTTCGAGGAAAAACTGGTCCTCACCGAGTCGGCCGAGAGCAAGGTTACGATGGAGGAGTATCTTGCCCTCAAATCGAAGCTTGACGAACTCAACCGCGTCATCGCGGAAAAGGAGCGAGAGATCGAGGCGCTTCGTACGGAGTTGGATTTTAGGGTCGACCGCATTGCGGAGTTGGAGGACGAGCTGAGGAAGAAACGTGTGGCGCCGGCTGCTGCTCCAGCGGTAACCGGTGCATTTTCTGCCTCCTATGAGGATGCCCTGCGCTCCTATTACAGCCGCGACTACAATGGCGCCATCCAGAAATTCACCGCCTTGTTGCAGGAATACCCAGACCACCGTCTGGCAAGCAACTGTCAGTATTGGATTGGGGAGTCGTACTTTGGCCTTGGCGACTATTCCGCAGCCAGAGATGCCTTCGAGAAGGTGTTCTCCTACGAGTCTTCGTACAAGAAGGATGACGCCACGCTCATGATCGGCAGGTGCTACATGAAGCTGGGCGACAATGAACGTGCGCGTTCTTCTATGGAGGCCCTGCTCCGCGATTATCCAGACAGTGAATATGTACCCAAAGCCGAATCCTACCTCAGGCGGCTGAGAGGGTAA
- a CDS encoding AI-2E family transporter codes for MPERDRLDALLVVSASLLMGALLFAVRSHLSPLVVAVAVVALLFPFRRQPVARHLLVVLLLLFVLWLVHELRDVLFPFGVSLLLAYLANPLVDRLARWRIPRLLSVTLLILTFIGLVVLALVLLVPRIAREVSDMVQASVQFAGVLRSWLDTDFLPLLARLGVDSSQLQSQFVPAIADQAQGLLKFIFQNLLQLTARLSTMLGQLLNLVLIPFLTFFLLKDYDKLKASVRRMVPERHKARVVTVVHAVDTVLAGFFRGELLVCLIVGTLTAVLLTIFGAPYALLLGLLAGILNLVPYVGLAITMAVGVLVGLLSPHPVLTTIKIVVLIESVQIVEGSFLSPKIVGERVGLHPAWVMFAILAFSKLWGLLGLVIAVPSAAVVAALLRSHHAQVHGGRVAPEVS; via the coding sequence ATGCCTGAAAGAGATCGGCTTGATGCTTTGCTCGTTGTGAGCGCCTCCTTGCTCATGGGGGCGCTGCTGTTTGCGGTGCGCAGCCACCTCTCACCCTTAGTGGTGGCCGTGGCTGTGGTGGCACTTTTGTTCCCATTCCGCCGCCAGCCCGTCGCACGTCACCTCCTTGTCGTACTCCTGCTCCTTTTTGTCCTGTGGTTGGTGCACGAGCTGCGGGATGTGCTGTTCCCATTTGGCGTATCGCTTCTTCTCGCCTACCTGGCTAATCCCTTGGTGGACCGCTTGGCACGATGGCGCATCCCGAGGCTGCTGTCGGTGACGCTGCTGATCCTGACCTTTATCGGACTGGTTGTGCTTGCACTGGTTTTGCTGGTTCCGCGGATCGCGCGCGAAGTGAGCGATATGGTGCAGGCGAGCGTGCAGTTTGCTGGCGTGCTGCGGTCCTGGCTTGACACCGATTTTTTGCCCCTGCTTGCACGCCTTGGAGTGGACTCCTCGCAGTTGCAATCCCAGTTTGTCCCGGCCATCGCAGACCAAGCGCAAGGCCTCCTCAAATTCATTTTCCAGAATCTCCTGCAGTTGACCGCCCGCCTTTCCACAATGCTCGGGCAGCTGCTCAATCTGGTACTCATCCCGTTCCTCACCTTCTTTTTGCTCAAGGACTATGACAAGCTCAAGGCTTCCGTGCGGCGCATGGTTCCCGAACGGCACAAAGCCCGAGTAGTGACTGTTGTCCACGCAGTAGACACCGTGTTGGCGGGCTTTTTTCGCGGAGAACTGCTGGTGTGCCTCATTGTGGGAACGCTTACCGCTGTGTTATTGACCATTTTTGGCGCCCCTTACGCACTCCTCCTCGGCCTTCTGGCAGGAATCCTCAACTTGGTACCCTACGTAGGGCTGGCGATCACTATGGCCGTAGGCGTGCTCGTAGGATTGCTCAGTCCTCACCCCGTGCTGACCACCATCAAGATCGTAGTGCTCATCGAGAGCGTGCAGATAGTCGAAGGCTCGTTCCTCTCGCCAAAGATCGTGGGCGAACGTGTGGGCCTCCATCCTGCTTGGGTGATGTTCGCCATATTGGCGTTCTCGAAATTGTGGGGGCTGTTGGGCCTGGTCATCGCGGTGCCGAGCGCGGCGGTGGTGGCAGCACTACTGAGAAGCCACCACGCGCAGGTTCACGGTGGCAGAGTTGCGCCCGAAGTATCATGA
- a CDS encoding FecR domain-containing protein — protein sequence MVFSKAIRLGVCVLLPLIWALEVPAQPAKIGTITFLVGGTNDVMVRHRDSTTWVPAKLKMDLFEGDVVRTAKESRVEVTLLDKSLLRIGEQSEFVLTTATLTKKSKKVQSELSKGKLWVNITEASGSRNFQVKAPTAVCAVRGTIYRVEADSTTTVLVYDGAVDIGPLSKLERTEQKPTPRSLEPRQIPGPYEVPPPYQVTLEEWIRIVRGFQVTVRPDGKYHKRRFNEAEDARLEWVRWNKERDRQVRSR from the coding sequence GTGGTATTCAGTAAAGCCATCCGGCTGGGGGTCTGTGTGCTCCTGCCCTTGATTTGGGCCCTCGAGGTCCCCGCGCAGCCTGCAAAGATCGGCACCATCACCTTCCTGGTGGGAGGGACCAACGATGTGATGGTCCGCCATCGCGACTCAACCACATGGGTGCCGGCCAAGCTGAAGATGGACCTTTTCGAAGGAGACGTGGTCCGCACCGCGAAGGAATCGCGCGTAGAAGTGACGCTCCTGGACAAGAGCCTGCTGCGCATCGGCGAGCAGAGCGAGTTTGTACTCACAACGGCCACTCTGACCAAAAAGAGTAAGAAGGTGCAATCGGAGTTGAGCAAGGGAAAACTATGGGTCAATATCACAGAGGCGAGCGGTTCACGCAACTTCCAAGTTAAGGCGCCGACTGCGGTCTGTGCGGTGCGCGGCACGATCTACCGCGTGGAGGCAGACTCCACCACCACGGTGCTTGTGTACGACGGCGCGGTGGACATCGGCCCGCTGAGCAAGTTGGAACGCACTGAGCAAAAACCTACTCCGCGCTCCCTGGAGCCTCGCCAAATACCAGGCCCCTACGAAGTGCCTCCGCCTTACCAAGTGACGCTGGAAGAATGGATCCGCATAGTCAGGGGATTCCAGGTTACGGTGCGCCCAGACGGCAAGTACCACAAGCGGCGGTTCAATGAGGCGGAAGATGCAAGACTGGAGTGGGTGCGATGGAACAAGGAACGCGACCGGCAGGTTCGTTCCAGATAG